In Athalia rosae chromosome 6, iyAthRosa1.1, whole genome shotgun sequence, one DNA window encodes the following:
- the LOC105690705 gene encoding uncharacterized protein LOC105690705 gives METITIEVRSRLRSCNIFISTRDILERSSVKLKLNESVIVLSIAGQTKYIPLRSIKIAPKTLSSLNVSRNWISLRVQTEPDHPTHGSFKTELVGTSNAIGDPNNKSAQVEHRLKEKNCILHCSRCKNEISDKLFFKRVLPLPGENCDPSEWFCCNHNGDDYATLPDPKESDCFYEKHYRVLNKTILKEELILDGVREEVTCNRCLSVLGNWWSTSKKSVKFWNCCVDFKYLDDASTIEKASDPLKDFFLILSDRKDIFTGNRLLIEAFDGDRPHYLLIQLMDQNLELLTEKNLSKLGKDDTIDLATSRVTKLLYKYTEIEAEMKSFSEDVDRCQVALPVMLAAMDHLSTTTKRYPPAYRITDKYFVGYTYV, from the coding sequence ATGGAGACAATAACGATAGAAGTAAGATCTCGTTTACGTTCTTGCAATATATTTATCTCGACCAGAGATATTTTGGAGAGGAGCTCCGTTAAACTGAAACTCAACGAGTCTGTTATAGTCCTTAGCATCGCAGGgcaaacaaaatatataccgttgagatcgataaaaattgctcCCAAAACGCTCTCTTCCTTAAACGTATCAAGAAATTGGATCTCGTTGAGAGTACAAACCGAGCCTGATCATCCTACTCACGGCTCTTTTAAAACAGAACTAGTTGGTACAAGCAATGCGATTGGCGATCCTAATAACAAATCTGCCCAAGTGGAGCAccgtttgaaagaaaaaaactgcatATTGCATTGTTCAagatgtaaaaatgaaatttctgataaattatttttcaaaagagtcCTACCTTTACCTGGAGAAAACTGTGATCCGAGCGAATGGTTTTGCTGCAATCATAATGGCGACGATTACGCTACATTACCAGACCCTAAGGAGTCAGATTGCTTCTACGAAAAGCATTATAGAGTTTTAAACAAAACCATTctgaaagaagaattaatACTGGATGGAGTCAGAGAAGAAGTAACATGTAACAGGTGTTTATCAGTACTTGGAAATTGGTGGTCAACATCCAAAAAAAGTGTCAAGTTTTGGAACTGTTGTGtagattttaaatatttaGACGATGCATCAACTATTGAAAAAGCTTCTGATCCattaaaagatttttttctgattcttaGCGATCGAAAAGATATTTTCACAGGGAATCGCTTGCTCATAGAAGCTTTTGATGGAGATCGGCCTCATTATTTACTCATACAGCTCATGGATCAGAATCTGGAATTATTAACAGAGAAAAATCTTTCCAAGTTGGGTAAAGATGATACAATTGATTTGGCAACTAGTCGAGTAACTAaacttttatataaatataccgagATTGAAGcagaaatgaaaagtttctCCGAAGACGTCGATCGCTGCCAAGTAGCTTTACCAGTTATGCTAGCAGCTATGGATCATCTCTCAACAACAACTAAACGTTATCCTCCAGCCTACAGGATTACAGACAAATATTTTGTAGGCTACACTTAcgtttaa
- the LOC105690698 gene encoding oxysterol-binding protein-related protein 9 isoform X1, with product MSTMEGSLSKWTNVVNGWQYRWFVLDDNAGLLSYYTSKEKMMRGARRGCVRLRGAVIGIDDEDDSTFTITTSSSKDDAKTFHFQTRDGEERERWVRALEDTILRHAHARWDPLKPPPKHDFDRKVAEADVYLQLLIDQIKLIEGKKESIAEGEEEKQKIYTAVLTQANAMLNSVKHTIVQLQIAKNTAIPVNGIYRGPVEPVHVLPTITNAAVGDPEASVQAGIELGSECIEPRVPSLPNAINLLVPEFSYSSSDEDDDYFDATEEIVSSPASTHNHFSLRRATNERKQQAAESSLVDSRKPLHPPPVKGDGSLDYDALYEEESEPEVDSMETHGSVVAHLLSQVKIGMDLTKVALPTFILERRSLLEMYADYFAHPDFFLSIADMPTPRERMVQTVRWYLCSFHAGRKSGVAKKPYNPILGEVFRCHWDLPETDGTTKASCKTVDDGPIPWCRENQLTYVAEQVSHHPPVSAFYAEHYSKKISFSAHVWTKSKFLGLSIGVHNIGKGWVSVLEHGEEYVLTFPNGYGRSILTVPWIELGGTATITCAQTGYQATIEFITKPFYGGKRNRITCQVLQPGEKKPFLVINGEWSGSMEAKWLDGKTELFADVKELKVERKRVIPVSEQEDSESRKVWREVTAGLRLNDMDRATAAKSSIEQKQRDEARIRKENNVAWQTKLFKETKDGGWAYVSPLSDRISTTSEQVSAT from the exons ATGTCGACGATGGAAGGTTCGCTCAGCAAGTGGACGAACGTAGTGAATGGTTGGCAGTATCGTTGGTTCGTACTCGACGACAATGCCGGTCTTTTGTCATACTATACG AGTAAAGAGAAGATGATGCGAGGTGCTAGACGAGGTTGCGTCAGACTTCGAGGAGCAGTCATCGGTATTGATGATGAAGATGACAGCACATTTACCATAACTACTTCTTCGTCAAAAGATGATGCCAAAACCTTTCATTTCCAAACACGAGATGGTGAGGAACGAGAACGCTGGGTCAGAGCTCTAGAAGACACTATACTGCGGCATGCGCACGCG CGTTGGGATCCTTTGAAGCCTCCTCCAAAACACGACTTCGATCGCAAGGTTGCAGAAGCGGATGTTTATCTTCAGTTGTTAATCGATcagataaaattgattgaaggaaaaaaggagagcatTGCTgaaggagaggaggaaaagcaaaaaatttatacagcaGTTTTAACTCAAGCCAATGCGATGCTTAATTCGGTTAAACATACTATTGTTCAATTACAAATTGCCAAG AATACGGCAATACCTGTAAATGGGATATACCGTGGCCCTGTAGAACCCGTTCATGTTTTGCCTACTATCACAAACG CTGCGGTGGGTGATCCAGAGGCATCTGTTCAGGCCGGTATTGAATTAGGTTCGGAATGCATCGAACCACGAGTACCAAGTTTGCCCAATG CAATTAATCTTCTCGTGCCAGAGTTTTCTTACTCTTCGTCAGACGAAGATGATGACTACTTTGACGCGACTGAAGAAATAGTGTCATCCCCTGCCTCAACGCACAATCACTTTTCTCT ACGGCGTGCTACCAATGAGAGAAAACAACAAGCAGCGGAAAGTAGTTTAGTCGATAGCCGTAAGCCACTTCATCCACCACCCGTCAAAGGCGATGGATCATTGGATTATGACG CATTGTACGAGGAGGAAAGCGAGCCGGAAG TGGACTCTATGGAAACACATGGATCGGTGGTAGCTCATTTATTATCACAGGTTAAAATTGGTATGGATTTGACGAAGGTAGCCCTACCTACATTCATTTTGGAGCGCAGGTCACTTTTAGAAATGTATGCAGATTATTTTGCACATCCGGATTTCTTCCTGAG CATAGCAGACATGCCCACTCCAAGGGAGAGGATGGTGCAGACAGTACGATGGTATCTCTGCAGTTTTCATGCAGGACGTAAATCAGGTGTAGCTAAAAAACCGTATAATCCAATCCTAGGTGAAGTTTTTCGATGTCATTGGGACCTTCCTGAAACAGATGGGACCACAAAAGCTAGTTGCAAAACTGTCGACGACGGCCCAATACCTTGGTGTCGAGAAAATCAGCTTACTTATGTCGCTGAACAAGTTTCGCACCATCCGCCAG TGAGCGCCTTCTACGCCGAGCATTATTccaaaaaaataagtttctcAGCGCATGTGTGGACGAAAAGTAAATTCCTCGGGCTTAGTATAGGCGTGCATAACATCGGTAAAGGTTGGGTGAGCGTTTTGGAACATGGGGAAGAGTATGTCCTCACTTTTCCCAACGGCTACGGAAGGTCTATTCTTACCGTTCCATGGATCGAATTAGGAGGAACAGCAACGATAACCTGTGCACAAACTGGTTACCAAGCGACTATCGAATTTATAACAAAACCCTTTTACGGTGGTAAACGGAACCGTATAACCTGCCAAGTACTTCAACctggcgaaaaaaaaccattcctTGTTATCAACGGAGAATGGAGTGGGTCTATGGAGGCGAAATGGTTGGATGGG AAAACCGAACTATTTGCCGATGTGAAAGAATTaaaagtggagagaaaaagggtAATACCAGTTTCCGAACAAGAAGATAGTGAATCGAGAAAAGTTTGGCGGGAGGTGACTGCTGGACTTAGATTGAATGACATGGACCGTGCAACGGCAGCTAAAAGTAGTATCGAGCAAAAACAAAGAGATGAAGCTCGTATacgtaaagaaaataatgttGCCTGGCAGACTAAG CTTTTCAAAGAAACTAAAGATGGTGGTTGGGCATACGTATCGCCTCTCTCCGACAGGATCTCCACAACTTCGGAGCAGGTCAGCGCTACATGA
- the LOC105690690 gene encoding armadillo repeat-containing protein 6 homolog — protein sequence MVRVITQETYDEVVKENIEEFSMTPEEAINDACKQFEAQGVDLSNIIKDLVISNDSETIKTCLTKLLDHVKSKNLEGVPIILEKLQTELDKDMARKVHAAKLGAYSVLTDLVEASKNDSKTLRPVLKTLTSLTTGYPDLLDAKGISLQIELLDCEHDITTIQLLLRWIRQCCIKHEMNRQNIFNANIFDKLKLLLERNEVTAGEVGDICSVLRALVLDDDVRHEFGKAHEHATGIARESLGVLTSLMQRFRGDKCAVGDLMLTLASLIVRNEFCQTVDDAGGLKFILDVMVEYPDTEKLNRQALKLLKALAGNDEVKAHIVTSGGVPLIISVISRLKGHEDIASAGMACISALTLRNPTNAGVFYDCGAPLVIVDVIKSHPDNMNVIRQASWAIRNMSVRNKPESREFLVHGVEELLRNAMQLHGERLEEDIKAALRDLGLKVELKERWVGNRGSLANVVN from the exons ATGGTGCGCGTTATAACTCAAGAAACTTACGACGAAGTCGTCAAGGAGAatatcgaggaattttcgatGACACCGGAGGAAGCGATCAATGATGCTTGCAAACAATTTGAAGCTCAg GGTGTTGATCTGAGTAATATCATAAAAGATCTAGTCATTTCAAACGATTCCGAAACGATAAAAACATGTTTGACAAAACTTTTGGACCatgtaaaatcgaaaaacttggAAGGTGTTCCAATCatcttggaaaaattacaaactgaACTCGACAAGGACATGGCTAGGAAAGTTCACGCTGCAAAACTTGGAGCGTACTCTGTACTCACGGATCTTGTGGAAGCATCGAAAAATGACAGCAAAACTCTTAGACCAGTGCTTAAAACACTGACTTCATTAACCACCGGATACCCAGATTTATTGGACGCAAAAGGAATTTCTCTACAAATTGA GCTTTTAGATTGTGAGCACGACATAACCACTATACAGTTGTTGCTACGTTGGATAAGACAATGCTGTATAAAACATGAAATGAACAGACAGAACATATTTAATGCCAACATATTTGATAAACTCAAACTGCTCTTAGAACGCAACGAGGTTACTGCCGGTGAAGTGGGAGATATTTGCTCAGTATTGAGAGCTTTGGTACTCGATGACGACGTGAGACACGAATTTGGAAAAGCACATGAACATGCGACAGGGATTGCGAGGGAATCTTTGGGTGTACTCACCTCACTGATGCAGA GATTTCGCGGCGATAAGTGTGCTGTTGGTGATCTGATGCTTACCCTAGCTTCTCTGATAGTGAGAAATGAGTTCTGTCAAACCGTTGATGACGCTGGTGGTCTAAAGTTTATTTTAGATGTCATGGTCGAATATCCAGATACAGAGAAACTCAATCGACAAGCCCTGAAATTACTAAAAGCCTTGGCTGGTAATGACGAGGTCAAAGCTCATATCGTAACCTCTGGGGGGGTGCCTCTGATTATATCTGTGATCAGTAGGCTAAAG GGCCATGAGGATATAGCGTCAGCAGGAATGGCTTGTATTTCTGCGTTGACTTTGAGAAATCCAACTAACGCAGGCGTTTTCTATGACTGTGGTGCTCCACTGGTCATCGTTGACGTGATAAAGAGTCACCCGGACAACATGAACGTCATTAGACAAGCTTCATGGGCGATACGAAATATGTCTGTGAGGAATAAGCCTGAATCTAGAGAGTTTTTAGTACATGGAGTTGAAGAGCTGCTCAGAAACGCGATGCAATTGCACGGAGAAAGGCTAGAAGAGGATATAAAAGCTGCTCTCAGAGATCTCGGATTGAAAGTTGAACTTAAGGAGAGGTGGGTCGGGAATCGGGGCTCATTAGCAAACGTCGTTAACTGA
- the LOC105690698 gene encoding oxysterol-binding protein-related protein 9 isoform X2 yields MSTMEGSLSKWTNVVNGWQYRWFVLDDNAGLLSYYTSKEKMMRGARRGCVRLRGAVIGIDDEDDSTFTITTSSSKDDAKTFHFQTRDGEERERWVRALEDTILRHAHARWDPLKPPPKHDFDRKVAEADVYLQLLIDQIKLIEGKKESIAEGEEEKQKIYTAVLTQANAMLNSVKHTIVQLQIAKNTAIPVNGIYRGPVEPVHVLPTITNAAVGDPEASVQAGIELGSECIEPRVPSLPNAINLLVPEFSYSSSDEDDDYFDATEEIVSSPASTHNHFSLRRATNERKQQAAESSLVDSRKPLHPPPVKGDGSLDYDALYEEESEPEDSMETHGSVVAHLLSQVKIGMDLTKVALPTFILERRSLLEMYADYFAHPDFFLSIADMPTPRERMVQTVRWYLCSFHAGRKSGVAKKPYNPILGEVFRCHWDLPETDGTTKASCKTVDDGPIPWCRENQLTYVAEQVSHHPPVSAFYAEHYSKKISFSAHVWTKSKFLGLSIGVHNIGKGWVSVLEHGEEYVLTFPNGYGRSILTVPWIELGGTATITCAQTGYQATIEFITKPFYGGKRNRITCQVLQPGEKKPFLVINGEWSGSMEAKWLDGKTELFADVKELKVERKRVIPVSEQEDSESRKVWREVTAGLRLNDMDRATAAKSSIEQKQRDEARIRKENNVAWQTKLFKETKDGGWAYVSPLSDRISTTSEQVSAT; encoded by the exons ATGTCGACGATGGAAGGTTCGCTCAGCAAGTGGACGAACGTAGTGAATGGTTGGCAGTATCGTTGGTTCGTACTCGACGACAATGCCGGTCTTTTGTCATACTATACG AGTAAAGAGAAGATGATGCGAGGTGCTAGACGAGGTTGCGTCAGACTTCGAGGAGCAGTCATCGGTATTGATGATGAAGATGACAGCACATTTACCATAACTACTTCTTCGTCAAAAGATGATGCCAAAACCTTTCATTTCCAAACACGAGATGGTGAGGAACGAGAACGCTGGGTCAGAGCTCTAGAAGACACTATACTGCGGCATGCGCACGCG CGTTGGGATCCTTTGAAGCCTCCTCCAAAACACGACTTCGATCGCAAGGTTGCAGAAGCGGATGTTTATCTTCAGTTGTTAATCGATcagataaaattgattgaaggaaaaaaggagagcatTGCTgaaggagaggaggaaaagcaaaaaatttatacagcaGTTTTAACTCAAGCCAATGCGATGCTTAATTCGGTTAAACATACTATTGTTCAATTACAAATTGCCAAG AATACGGCAATACCTGTAAATGGGATATACCGTGGCCCTGTAGAACCCGTTCATGTTTTGCCTACTATCACAAACG CTGCGGTGGGTGATCCAGAGGCATCTGTTCAGGCCGGTATTGAATTAGGTTCGGAATGCATCGAACCACGAGTACCAAGTTTGCCCAATG CAATTAATCTTCTCGTGCCAGAGTTTTCTTACTCTTCGTCAGACGAAGATGATGACTACTTTGACGCGACTGAAGAAATAGTGTCATCCCCTGCCTCAACGCACAATCACTTTTCTCT ACGGCGTGCTACCAATGAGAGAAAACAACAAGCAGCGGAAAGTAGTTTAGTCGATAGCCGTAAGCCACTTCATCCACCACCCGTCAAAGGCGATGGATCATTGGATTATGACG CATTGTACGAGGAGGAAAGCGAGCCGGAAG ACTCTATGGAAACACATGGATCGGTGGTAGCTCATTTATTATCACAGGTTAAAATTGGTATGGATTTGACGAAGGTAGCCCTACCTACATTCATTTTGGAGCGCAGGTCACTTTTAGAAATGTATGCAGATTATTTTGCACATCCGGATTTCTTCCTGAG CATAGCAGACATGCCCACTCCAAGGGAGAGGATGGTGCAGACAGTACGATGGTATCTCTGCAGTTTTCATGCAGGACGTAAATCAGGTGTAGCTAAAAAACCGTATAATCCAATCCTAGGTGAAGTTTTTCGATGTCATTGGGACCTTCCTGAAACAGATGGGACCACAAAAGCTAGTTGCAAAACTGTCGACGACGGCCCAATACCTTGGTGTCGAGAAAATCAGCTTACTTATGTCGCTGAACAAGTTTCGCACCATCCGCCAG TGAGCGCCTTCTACGCCGAGCATTATTccaaaaaaataagtttctcAGCGCATGTGTGGACGAAAAGTAAATTCCTCGGGCTTAGTATAGGCGTGCATAACATCGGTAAAGGTTGGGTGAGCGTTTTGGAACATGGGGAAGAGTATGTCCTCACTTTTCCCAACGGCTACGGAAGGTCTATTCTTACCGTTCCATGGATCGAATTAGGAGGAACAGCAACGATAACCTGTGCACAAACTGGTTACCAAGCGACTATCGAATTTATAACAAAACCCTTTTACGGTGGTAAACGGAACCGTATAACCTGCCAAGTACTTCAACctggcgaaaaaaaaccattcctTGTTATCAACGGAGAATGGAGTGGGTCTATGGAGGCGAAATGGTTGGATGGG AAAACCGAACTATTTGCCGATGTGAAAGAATTaaaagtggagagaaaaagggtAATACCAGTTTCCGAACAAGAAGATAGTGAATCGAGAAAAGTTTGGCGGGAGGTGACTGCTGGACTTAGATTGAATGACATGGACCGTGCAACGGCAGCTAAAAGTAGTATCGAGCAAAAACAAAGAGATGAAGCTCGTATacgtaaagaaaataatgttGCCTGGCAGACTAAG CTTTTCAAAGAAACTAAAGATGGTGGTTGGGCATACGTATCGCCTCTCTCCGACAGGATCTCCACAACTTCGGAGCAGGTCAGCGCTACATGA
- the LOC125501305 gene encoding TNF receptor-associated factor 5 — protein MSNNMNHVARRSAPCYFCSEFIEERYIMEHIKHCGAVLEECPEKCGAYIPRFNLKSHHAQCSSTRIKTISHTNATEVPKSIDETWKERVMSVLNLMRTAILDGKREQKKLEEKLTLSLETIRSKETALEAVKNKLTEANNRTRLSDGEVDFRLNRVEQAFTHIDEQLSLNFKQTYDQLELLENKFKDEEIIRKSNTDEWRKEIDALKKFLAQENAMISSVWHEQLKQIHDLKLELEMRCKASKELVKTQDILSEKIDILVQELRKHSEAIKSQADDTKALKFQLKENVTYLEDTIKEIPVQNIPDSVNCRCLNQECFEPISTSGRLLWRIDRYKEKMTDAKENDTVLRSPIFYNKEYGYTLGVELFLNGRGQWKERHVIGCLQVLDGKWDALLDWPCILQATIILRDQENPANNVKKMLKVKRKDAADDNDKINKESGMYIFIPHTKLTRHDGFTKNNVVFLDIQVKDVKIGGSMASLIS, from the coding sequence ATGAGCAACAACATGAATCACGTTGCTCGTAGAAGTGCGCCCTGTTATTTCTGCAGTGAATTTATCGAAGAACGGTATATAATGGAACACATAAAACATTGCGGTGCTGTGTTGGAAGAatgccccgaaaaatgtggaGCTTACATACCCAGATTCAATCTAAAATCGCATCACGCGCAATGCAGTTCGACGAGGATCAAAACGATTAGTCATACAAATGCGACGGAAGTGCCAAAATCTATCGACGAGACATGGAAAGAACGGGTCATGTCTGTGCTGAACTTGATGAGAACAGCAATTCTCGATGGGAAACGGGAACAGAaaaagttggaagaaaaattaacgctAAGTTTGGAAACCATCCGGTCTAAAGAAACTGCGCTCGAAGCCGTAAAGAATAAATTGACCGAGGCCAACAATCGTACTCGTCTCTCGGATGGTGAGGTGGATTTTCGTTTGAACAGAGTGGAGCAAGCTTTTACTCACATAGACGAACAGCTGagtttgaatttcaaacaaacTTACGATCAGCTGGAATtgcttgaaaataaattcaaagatgAGGAAATTATCCGTAAATCAAATACGGACGAATGGCGCAAGGAAATTGatgctttgaaaaaatttttagcccAAGAAAACGCGATGATTAGCTCCGTTTGGCACGAGCAGCTCAAGCAAATCCATGACTTGAAACTTGAATTGGAAATGAGATGCAAGGCTTCCAAAGAACTAGTAAAAACTCAGGATATATTATCAGAAAAAATAGATATCCTCGTACAAGAACTTAGGAAACATTCGGAAGCGATTAAATCTCAAGCAGATGATACCAAAGCGTTGAAGTTTCAACTGAAAGAAAATGTGACTTACCTCGAGGATACGATCAAAGAAATCCCGGTCCAAAATATTCCCGATAGTGTGAACTGCAGGTGTTTGAATCAAGAGTGCTTCGAACCAATATCAACATCCGGTCGTCTTTTGTGGAGAATCGATcggtataaagaaaaaatgacggatGCTAAAGAGAATGACACGGTGCTCCGCAGCCCGATATTTTACAACAAAGAATATGGATATACTTTAGGAGTTGAGTTATTTTTAAATGGTAGAGGACAGTGGAAAGAGAGGCACGTTATCGGCTGTCTCCAGGTCTTGGATGGAAAATGGGACGCTCTGTTGGACTGGCCGTGTATTTTACAAGCCACGATTATTTTGAGAGACCAAGAAAATCCCGCGaacaatgtaaaaaaaatgttaaaagtCAAGAGAAAAGATGCGGCCGATGATAACGATAAGATTAACAAAGAATCCggcatgtatatttttattccacataCAAAATTAACACGCCATGATGGATTTACCAAGAACAATGTAGTGTTTCTAGACATTCAGGTAAAAGATGTCAAGATCGGTGGCTCAATGGCATCTCTAATATCatag
- the LOC105690698 gene encoding oxysterol-binding protein-related protein 9 isoform X3, whose amino-acid sequence MMRGARRGCVRLRGAVIGIDDEDDSTFTITTSSSKDDAKTFHFQTRDGEERERWVRALEDTILRHAHARWDPLKPPPKHDFDRKVAEADVYLQLLIDQIKLIEGKKESIAEGEEEKQKIYTAVLTQANAMLNSVKHTIVQLQIAKNTAIPVNGIYRGPVEPVHVLPTITNAAVGDPEASVQAGIELGSECIEPRVPSLPNAINLLVPEFSYSSSDEDDDYFDATEEIVSSPASTHNHFSLRRATNERKQQAAESSLVDSRKPLHPPPVKGDGSLDYDALYEEESEPEVDSMETHGSVVAHLLSQVKIGMDLTKVALPTFILERRSLLEMYADYFAHPDFFLSIADMPTPRERMVQTVRWYLCSFHAGRKSGVAKKPYNPILGEVFRCHWDLPETDGTTKASCKTVDDGPIPWCRENQLTYVAEQVSHHPPVSAFYAEHYSKKISFSAHVWTKSKFLGLSIGVHNIGKGWVSVLEHGEEYVLTFPNGYGRSILTVPWIELGGTATITCAQTGYQATIEFITKPFYGGKRNRITCQVLQPGEKKPFLVINGEWSGSMEAKWLDGKTELFADVKELKVERKRVIPVSEQEDSESRKVWREVTAGLRLNDMDRATAAKSSIEQKQRDEARIRKENNVAWQTKLFKETKDGGWAYVSPLSDRISTTSEQVSAT is encoded by the exons ATGATGCGAGGTGCTAGACGAGGTTGCGTCAGACTTCGAGGAGCAGTCATCGGTATTGATGATGAAGATGACAGCACATTTACCATAACTACTTCTTCGTCAAAAGATGATGCCAAAACCTTTCATTTCCAAACACGAGATGGTGAGGAACGAGAACGCTGGGTCAGAGCTCTAGAAGACACTATACTGCGGCATGCGCACGCG CGTTGGGATCCTTTGAAGCCTCCTCCAAAACACGACTTCGATCGCAAGGTTGCAGAAGCGGATGTTTATCTTCAGTTGTTAATCGATcagataaaattgattgaaggaaaaaaggagagcatTGCTgaaggagaggaggaaaagcaaaaaatttatacagcaGTTTTAACTCAAGCCAATGCGATGCTTAATTCGGTTAAACATACTATTGTTCAATTACAAATTGCCAAG AATACGGCAATACCTGTAAATGGGATATACCGTGGCCCTGTAGAACCCGTTCATGTTTTGCCTACTATCACAAACG CTGCGGTGGGTGATCCAGAGGCATCTGTTCAGGCCGGTATTGAATTAGGTTCGGAATGCATCGAACCACGAGTACCAAGTTTGCCCAATG CAATTAATCTTCTCGTGCCAGAGTTTTCTTACTCTTCGTCAGACGAAGATGATGACTACTTTGACGCGACTGAAGAAATAGTGTCATCCCCTGCCTCAACGCACAATCACTTTTCTCT ACGGCGTGCTACCAATGAGAGAAAACAACAAGCAGCGGAAAGTAGTTTAGTCGATAGCCGTAAGCCACTTCATCCACCACCCGTCAAAGGCGATGGATCATTGGATTATGACG CATTGTACGAGGAGGAAAGCGAGCCGGAAG TGGACTCTATGGAAACACATGGATCGGTGGTAGCTCATTTATTATCACAGGTTAAAATTGGTATGGATTTGACGAAGGTAGCCCTACCTACATTCATTTTGGAGCGCAGGTCACTTTTAGAAATGTATGCAGATTATTTTGCACATCCGGATTTCTTCCTGAG CATAGCAGACATGCCCACTCCAAGGGAGAGGATGGTGCAGACAGTACGATGGTATCTCTGCAGTTTTCATGCAGGACGTAAATCAGGTGTAGCTAAAAAACCGTATAATCCAATCCTAGGTGAAGTTTTTCGATGTCATTGGGACCTTCCTGAAACAGATGGGACCACAAAAGCTAGTTGCAAAACTGTCGACGACGGCCCAATACCTTGGTGTCGAGAAAATCAGCTTACTTATGTCGCTGAACAAGTTTCGCACCATCCGCCAG TGAGCGCCTTCTACGCCGAGCATTATTccaaaaaaataagtttctcAGCGCATGTGTGGACGAAAAGTAAATTCCTCGGGCTTAGTATAGGCGTGCATAACATCGGTAAAGGTTGGGTGAGCGTTTTGGAACATGGGGAAGAGTATGTCCTCACTTTTCCCAACGGCTACGGAAGGTCTATTCTTACCGTTCCATGGATCGAATTAGGAGGAACAGCAACGATAACCTGTGCACAAACTGGTTACCAAGCGACTATCGAATTTATAACAAAACCCTTTTACGGTGGTAAACGGAACCGTATAACCTGCCAAGTACTTCAACctggcgaaaaaaaaccattcctTGTTATCAACGGAGAATGGAGTGGGTCTATGGAGGCGAAATGGTTGGATGGG AAAACCGAACTATTTGCCGATGTGAAAGAATTaaaagtggagagaaaaagggtAATACCAGTTTCCGAACAAGAAGATAGTGAATCGAGAAAAGTTTGGCGGGAGGTGACTGCTGGACTTAGATTGAATGACATGGACCGTGCAACGGCAGCTAAAAGTAGTATCGAGCAAAAACAAAGAGATGAAGCTCGTATacgtaaagaaaataatgttGCCTGGCAGACTAAG CTTTTCAAAGAAACTAAAGATGGTGGTTGGGCATACGTATCGCCTCTCTCCGACAGGATCTCCACAACTTCGGAGCAGGTCAGCGCTACATGA